A stretch of Bacillus pseudomycoides DNA encodes these proteins:
- a CDS encoding LCP family protein, with amino-acid sequence MDQIPSWQKNIRNNKKKGKKKTKIIISALLLFLIIGGSYTWFLVNKASSAVQNAIHDLARGDKSDLRDKAVKPISNNVSVLIMGVDESDVRGKEYGEAIRTDAMLLATFNKDSKTVKLLSIPRDTYTYIPIEKKKDKITHAHAYGSAKNGKAGGPQASIDAVENLLNVPVDYFVKFNFKSFITIVDDLGGIEVDVPVEFTEQDSNDNANAIHLKKGVQKLNGEEALALARTRHIDSDAMRGQRQQLVIEAILKKVTSAGSVTKVGDIIDDINGQFVTNLTFDDILSFYKYGADSSIEKLQLNGEDCYMSAGDKACGRASDGGTYYYAPVEKDLEVLTNQLRTHLGLPAYKKVDSDDSESKKKAKDTNNDADKETTSNEKTKDTKHSTDNQQNSSNKKNNNSDEDTETTSNEKTKDTKHSTDNQQNSSNKKNNNSDEDAETTLDKN; translated from the coding sequence ATGGATCAAATCCCATCTTGGCAAAAAAATATACGAAATAATAAGAAAAAAGGAAAGAAAAAAACAAAAATCATTATAAGTGCTCTTTTATTATTTTTAATAATAGGAGGCAGTTATACTTGGTTTTTAGTAAATAAAGCATCCTCTGCTGTTCAAAATGCTATTCATGATTTAGCACGTGGTGATAAATCAGATTTACGTGATAAAGCAGTTAAGCCTATTTCTAATAATGTATCTGTATTAATAATGGGTGTTGATGAAAGTGATGTACGTGGTAAAGAATACGGTGAAGCGATAAGAACAGATGCAATGTTGCTTGCAACTTTTAATAAAGATAGTAAAACTGTAAAGCTTTTAAGTATCCCACGTGATACATATACTTATATCCCAATAGAAAAGAAAAAAGATAAGATTACTCACGCACATGCATATGGTTCTGCTAAAAATGGAAAAGCTGGTGGACCTCAAGCAAGTATTGATGCAGTAGAAAATTTACTGAATGTACCTGTTGATTACTTCGTAAAATTCAACTTTAAATCATTTATAACAATTGTGGATGACTTAGGTGGCATTGAAGTAGATGTTCCTGTTGAATTTACCGAACAAGATAGCAATGATAATGCAAATGCAATTCACTTGAAAAAAGGCGTTCAAAAATTAAACGGTGAAGAAGCTCTCGCTCTTGCTAGAACACGCCATATTGATAGCGACGCCATGCGTGGTCAACGTCAACAGCTTGTTATTGAAGCCATTCTGAAAAAAGTAACAAGCGCTGGTTCTGTAACAAAGGTAGGAGATATTATTGATGACATTAATGGACAATTCGTTACAAACTTAACATTTGACGATATATTATCATTCTATAAATACGGTGCAGATTCTTCAATTGAAAAATTACAACTCAATGGTGAAGATTGCTACATGTCAGCTGGCGATAAAGCATGTGGCCGCGCAAGTGATGGTGGCACATATTATTATGCACCAGTAGAAAAAGACTTAGAAGTTTTAACAAATCAACTGCGTACGCATCTCGGATTACCTGCGTATAAAAAAGTTGATTCTGATGATAGCGAAAGCAAGAAAAAAGCAAAAGATACCAATAACGATGCAGACAAAGAAACTACATCGAATGAAAAAACAAAAGATACAAAACACAGTACTGATAATCAACAAAACTCTTCTAACAAAAAAAATAACAATAGTGATGAAGATACAGAAACTACATCGAATGAAAAAACAAAAGATACAAAACACAGTACCGATAATCAACAAAATTCTTCTAACAAAAAAAATAACAATAGTGATGAAGATGCAGAAACTACATTAGATAAGAATTAA
- a CDS encoding YhdH/YhfP family quinone oxidoreductase, with the protein MNHTLFRAILINEKEENQFERTFVERDINDLPEGEVLVRVHYSSLNYKDALSATGNKGVTREYPHTPGIDAAGEVVTSSNHTFKQGDQVIVTGYDLGMNTSGGFGQYIRVPVSWVVPLPEGLSLKESMMYGTAGFTAALSVHKLMVLGVTPDMGKILVTGATGGVGGVAVSILAKLGYEVVAATGKMEEKEMLLRLGAKEIMHRDEMNDQSGKPMLKGIYAGVIDTVGGSTLATALKVVQYGGSVTTCGNVAGHEFKTSVYPFILRGIHLLGVDSVQCPMTVRKQIWSMLGDEWKNLNVLSYTTECTLEEVNDKFELMLQGKLKGRTIVKVL; encoded by the coding sequence ATGAATCATACATTATTTCGAGCAATTCTTATAAATGAAAAGGAAGAAAATCAATTTGAAAGAACCTTTGTTGAGAGGGATATAAATGATTTGCCTGAAGGGGAGGTGTTAGTACGTGTTCATTATTCTTCGTTAAATTATAAAGATGCTCTTTCAGCTACTGGGAATAAGGGAGTTACAAGGGAGTATCCACATACACCAGGAATTGATGCGGCAGGAGAGGTTGTTACGAGTAGCAATCATACTTTCAAGCAAGGTGATCAAGTAATTGTAACCGGATATGATTTAGGAATGAATACATCTGGTGGATTTGGTCAATATATTCGCGTCCCTGTATCATGGGTTGTTCCATTACCAGAAGGACTTTCTTTGAAAGAGAGTATGATGTATGGAACAGCAGGTTTTACAGCAGCTTTGTCTGTACATAAGTTAATGGTATTAGGAGTTACACCTGACATGGGGAAAATTCTTGTTACAGGAGCAACAGGTGGAGTTGGAGGTGTTGCAGTTAGTATTTTAGCAAAGTTAGGGTATGAGGTTGTAGCTGCAACTGGAAAAATGGAAGAGAAAGAAATGCTGCTTCGTTTAGGTGCGAAAGAGATTATGCATCGAGATGAAATGAATGACCAATCAGGAAAACCGATGTTAAAAGGAATTTATGCTGGTGTAATTGATACAGTTGGTGGCAGTACGTTAGCAACGGCTTTAAAAGTTGTGCAATACGGAGGAAGTGTAACGACGTGTGGTAACGTTGCAGGACATGAATTTAAAACTTCTGTATATCCATTTATTCTGCGTGGTATTCATTTGCTGGGAGTAGATTCTGTACAATGTCCAATGACAGTAAGAAAGCAGATTTGGTCCATGTTAGGGGATGAATGGAAGAATCTAAACGTATTATCTTATACGACAGAATGTACATTAGAAGAAGTAAATGATAAATTTGAACTTATGCTGCAAGGGAAATTAAAGGGAAGAACGATTGTGAAGGTGTTATAA
- a CDS encoding Na/Pi cotransporter family protein has translation MEFNVQDMIFQFIGGLGIFLFGIKYMGDGLQQAAGDRLRDILDRFTTNPLMGVLAGMLVTVLIQSSSGTTALTVGLVSAGFMTLRQAIGVIMGANIGTTVTAFIIGIKIGEYALPIMAVGAILLFFFKNKKVQSLGQVVFGFGMLFFGLELMSTGMKPLRSLESFQELTVSMSNSPVLGVIVGTVFTLIVQSSSATIGILQELFGQGAIDLKAALPVLFGDNIGTTITAVLAAIGTSIAARRAALVHVIFNIVGTIIFTIFLVPFTNLIQYFQTSLNLNPEMTIAFAHGTFNVTNAIIQFPFIAVLAWIVTKIIRGEDAAIDFKPQHLNPIFIEQSPAIALTEAQKEMIRMAEFSLHGLKEATLFLNTKDKKHANMAAQLEGAINNLDRKITDYLVLLSEKPLSSIDSEKHSILASVVGDIERVGDHVENVVELVDSQISNRVTLSDEAMAELNEMLELTTSTLQDAIGALTNFDTELAQTVITKERKIDQMERVLRKRHVLRLNERSCSGNASIIYVDMVSNLERIGDHAVNIADAVLGEQGKFALKQTL, from the coding sequence GTGGAATTTAATGTTCAAGACATGATCTTCCAGTTTATTGGTGGATTAGGTATTTTCTTATTCGGGATTAAGTACATGGGGGACGGACTGCAACAAGCAGCTGGTGATCGCCTACGTGACATTCTCGATCGCTTTACAACTAACCCACTTATGGGCGTACTAGCAGGTATGTTAGTTACCGTACTCATTCAATCTAGTTCAGGAACAACTGCTTTAACAGTTGGACTTGTAAGTGCTGGATTTATGACGCTAAGACAAGCAATTGGTGTTATTATGGGTGCGAATATTGGTACGACCGTTACAGCATTTATTATCGGAATTAAAATCGGAGAATATGCTCTTCCAATTATGGCAGTTGGAGCAATCTTACTATTCTTCTTTAAAAATAAAAAAGTCCAATCTCTCGGACAAGTCGTATTCGGATTTGGTATGTTATTCTTCGGTTTAGAATTAATGAGCACAGGTATGAAACCTCTTCGTTCTTTAGAATCATTCCAAGAATTAACTGTTAGTATGAGTAACAGCCCAGTCCTAGGAGTTATCGTAGGTACAGTCTTTACATTAATTGTACAAAGCTCAAGTGCAACAATTGGAATCTTACAAGAATTATTTGGCCAAGGTGCAATCGATTTAAAAGCTGCTTTACCTGTACTATTTGGTGATAATATCGGAACAACAATTACAGCTGTATTAGCAGCAATCGGTACTTCTATTGCGGCAAGACGAGCAGCATTAGTACACGTTATCTTTAATATAGTTGGTACGATTATCTTTACAATTTTCTTAGTACCATTTACAAATTTGATTCAATATTTCCAAACATCGTTAAACTTAAATCCAGAAATGACAATTGCTTTTGCTCACGGAACATTTAACGTAACGAATGCGATTATTCAGTTCCCGTTTATTGCAGTGTTAGCATGGATTGTAACAAAAATTATTCGCGGAGAAGATGCTGCTATTGACTTTAAACCGCAGCACTTAAATCCAATCTTTATTGAACAATCTCCTGCTATCGCCTTAACAGAGGCACAGAAAGAAATGATTCGCATGGCAGAGTTCTCATTACACGGACTAAAAGAAGCAACTCTATTTTTAAATACAAAAGACAAAAAACATGCTAATATGGCAGCTCAATTAGAAGGCGCTATTAACAATTTAGATAGAAAAATTACCGATTATTTAGTATTACTTTCTGAAAAACCACTTTCATCAATCGATTCAGAAAAGCATTCTATCTTAGCATCTGTTGTCGGAGATATTGAACGTGTTGGTGACCATGTAGAAAACGTTGTGGAGCTTGTTGACTCCCAAATTTCTAATCGCGTTACACTATCAGATGAAGCAATGGCAGAACTAAATGAAATGCTTGAACTAACAACTTCAACATTACAAGATGCAATTGGTGCTTTAACAAACTTTGATACAGAACTTGCACAAACGGTTATTACGAAAGAACGTAAAATTGACCAAATGGAGCGTGTATTACGTAAACGCCACGTACTACGCCTAAATGAACGTAGTTGTTCAGGTAATGCAAGTATTATTTATGTTGATATGGTAAGTAACTTAGAGCGTATCGGTGATCATGCTGTAAATATTGCAGATGCCGTTTTAGGAGAACAAGGAAAATTCGCGTTAAAACAAACACTATAA
- a CDS encoding Ig-like domain-containing protein, which translates to MKYVSTVLMIIFILCGTILSGCNSEKQQVDTKVEKEKKVTKEDQFEEVPVQASITAKDPMEIDLKHEIDPGTVTPESVYVMDEENAKVDTKLKIDGTKLIIESKDKEKQQGTYTVFVTSKVRKADGSEIGKPLKVVFNVKESQKQNTTEQTEKKNESEPQGNVQKEVVQVKDFTSYDGTWTDSDDYCGNGIFATLQFTEKNVARVQLGAQMHGQKSRDCGNAKPDGSQEAPIVTFDNNGVGTFSFTNLRSNVLQKGTIQLAGDKVLLTTKIVASGEFGSETYFGDNVTTKLKYHRNR; encoded by the coding sequence ATGAAATATGTATCTACTGTTTTAATGATAATATTTATCTTATGTGGAACTATTTTATCCGGCTGCAATTCTGAAAAGCAACAAGTTGATACGAAAGTAGAAAAGGAAAAGAAGGTTACAAAGGAAGATCAATTTGAAGAAGTTCCGGTACAGGCATCTATTACTGCTAAAGATCCAATGGAAATTGATTTAAAACATGAAATTGATCCAGGCACGGTAACACCTGAATCCGTCTATGTAATGGATGAAGAAAATGCTAAAGTGGATACGAAATTAAAAATTGATGGAACAAAACTTATTATTGAATCCAAAGATAAAGAGAAGCAACAAGGTACATATACGGTATTTGTAACAAGTAAAGTGAGAAAAGCAGATGGTTCAGAAATAGGAAAGCCGTTGAAAGTAGTTTTTAACGTGAAAGAGAGTCAAAAACAAAATACAACTGAGCAAACTGAAAAGAAAAATGAATCTGAACCGCAGGGAAATGTCCAAAAAGAAGTAGTACAAGTAAAAGACTTTACATCGTATGATGGTACTTGGACAGATTCAGATGATTATTGTGGAAATGGAATTTTTGCTACACTTCAGTTTACTGAAAAAAATGTAGCGAGAGTTCAGTTAGGCGCACAAATGCATGGGCAAAAGTCGAGAGATTGTGGAAATGCCAAGCCGGATGGATCACAGGAAGCACCTATTGTTACGTTTGATAACAATGGAGTTGGAACATTTTCATTTACAAACTTAAGAAGTAATGTGCTGCAAAAAGGAACGATTCAATTAGCTGGAGATAAAGTGTTATTAACAACAAAAATAGTTGCTTCTGGAGAGTTTGGATCTGAGACTTATTTTGGAGATAATGTCACAACGAAATTAAAGTATCATCGAAATAGATAA
- a CDS encoding MFS transporter, whose product MGEAALVKREPLWTKEFIALIFANLCMFLGFQMLIPTLPVYVKEIGGTSSNIGFVVGMFTVAALIIRPLTGNALQKFSKKLILMTGTAICLLAMGSYLFASTVFLLLAVRILHGAGFGITTTTYGTVVSYLIPAARRGEGMGYFGLSGTIAMALGPLIGLWLMQTYSFTILFLCALSCTVVSLILTKLLKIQATEKPIHQVHESFLDGFIEKKALLPSLLILCITLMYGGIGSFITLFATQVGITDISLFFLFNALAIAVIRPFSGRLYDVKGHAFVIIPGVILTFAGIILLSYTTTIPSLIIAASCYGSGFGAIQPALQAWMIDRVDSHRRGVATATFFSAFDLGIGAGAIIFGFIAHFTDYATVYRYSSVLLIAFLFIYITNVRKQKQMDKKHEKAAG is encoded by the coding sequence ATGGGAGAAGCAGCACTCGTAAAACGAGAACCATTATGGACAAAAGAATTTATTGCGCTCATTTTCGCTAACTTATGTATGTTTTTAGGCTTCCAAATGTTAATTCCAACTCTGCCTGTTTACGTGAAAGAAATTGGTGGCACAAGTTCAAACATCGGATTTGTTGTTGGAATGTTCACTGTGGCAGCTTTAATTATTCGGCCGCTCACTGGAAATGCACTACAAAAATTTAGTAAAAAACTTATTTTAATGACTGGTACTGCCATTTGCCTACTAGCGATGGGCAGCTACCTATTTGCCTCCACTGTCTTCCTTCTTCTTGCTGTTCGCATTTTACACGGAGCTGGTTTTGGTATTACAACGACCACATATGGGACTGTAGTCTCTTACTTAATTCCTGCAGCACGTCGTGGTGAAGGTATGGGATATTTCGGCCTCTCTGGAACGATCGCTATGGCACTTGGTCCTCTTATCGGCCTCTGGCTCATGCAGACTTATAGCTTTACGATTCTTTTTTTATGTGCGCTATCTTGCACAGTAGTTTCATTAATATTAACAAAGCTACTCAAAATTCAAGCAACTGAAAAACCAATTCACCAAGTACATGAATCATTTTTAGATGGATTTATCGAAAAGAAAGCTTTACTTCCTTCATTATTAATATTATGTATTACACTAATGTATGGAGGGATTGGGAGCTTTATCACGTTATTTGCTACGCAAGTTGGTATCACTGATATTAGTCTTTTCTTCTTATTTAATGCCCTTGCCATCGCTGTAATACGCCCCTTCTCAGGAAGATTATACGATGTAAAAGGCCATGCATTTGTTATCATTCCTGGTGTGATCTTAACATTTGCAGGCATTATCTTATTATCGTATACAACAACAATACCAAGTTTAATTATTGCAGCCAGCTGTTACGGAAGTGGATTCGGCGCTATCCAGCCAGCCTTACAAGCATGGATGATTGACCGCGTAGATTCGCATCGCCGTGGCGTTGCTACCGCAACTTTCTTTTCGGCATTTGATCTTGGAATTGGAGCAGGTGCAATTATCTTTGGATTCATCGCACACTTTACAGACTATGCAACTGTATATCGGTACTCCTCTGTGTTACTTATCGCATTTCTCTTTATTTACATTACAAATGTACGAAAGCAAAAACAGATGGATAAAAAGCATGAAAAAGCTGCTGGATAA
- a CDS encoding DUF871 domain-containing protein, with protein sequence MRRLGISIYPEHSTVEKDKEYLTLAHQYDFTRVFTCLLSVDGEKEKIIKEFKETISHANELGFQVLVDISPAVFEQLGISYNDLSFFHELGAYGIRLDVGFSGLEESIMTYNPYGLKIEINMSNGTKYVDNIMSHRPNRENLIGCHNFYPHRYSGLSYEHFMKCSKQFKDYGMRTAAFITSFDATYGPWPVTEGLCTIEQHRELPMTTQAKHLFATELIDDVIIANAYASEEELKALGEVNKEKQTFDIEIDETTTDLERKIVLEEPHFYRGDVSEYMIRSTRSRVKYKKEEFKPHNTRPIRRGDLLIDNEQYGQYKGELQIALKDMVNTGKTNVVGRVVDEEIFLLDYLQAWDKFGFVLKK encoded by the coding sequence ATGAGACGATTAGGTATTTCTATTTATCCAGAACATTCTACAGTAGAGAAAGATAAGGAATATTTAACATTAGCACATCAATATGATTTTACACGTGTATTCACATGTTTATTATCAGTGGATGGAGAAAAAGAGAAAATTATTAAAGAGTTTAAGGAAACGATTTCGCATGCAAATGAATTAGGTTTCCAAGTACTTGTTGATATTAGTCCAGCCGTTTTTGAACAGCTTGGTATTTCTTATAACGACCTTTCATTCTTCCACGAATTAGGTGCATATGGTATTCGTCTAGATGTTGGTTTCTCAGGATTAGAAGAATCCATTATGACATATAACCCGTATGGATTGAAAATTGAGATTAATATGAGTAACGGTACGAAATACGTTGATAATATTATGAGCCATCGTCCAAACCGTGAAAACTTAATTGGTTGTCATAACTTCTATCCACATCGCTATTCTGGTCTTTCGTACGAACACTTTATGAAATGCTCAAAACAATTTAAAGATTACGGCATGAGAACGGCTGCGTTTATTACATCATTTGATGCGACATATGGACCATGGCCGGTAACGGAAGGTTTATGTACAATTGAACAACATCGTGAATTGCCAATGACAACGCAGGCGAAACATTTATTTGCAACAGAATTAATTGATGATGTGATCATCGCGAATGCATATGCATCAGAAGAAGAATTAAAAGCGCTCGGAGAAGTAAATAAAGAAAAGCAAACGTTTGATATAGAAATTGATGAAACAACAACTGATTTAGAAAGAAAAATTGTCTTAGAAGAACCACATTTCTACCGCGGGGATGTATCTGAATATATGATTCGTTCAACACGAAGCCGTGTGAAATATAAAAAAGAAGAGTTTAAACCTCATAATACAAGACCAATTAGACGCGGAGACCTTCTTATTGATAACGAACAATATGGTCAATATAAAGGAGAATTGCAGATTGCCTTAAAAGATATGGTTAACACAGGAAAAACAAACGTAGTTGGCCGCGTTGTGGACGAAGAAATCTTCTTATTAGATTATTTACAAGCTTGGGATAAGTTTGGATTTGTGTTAAAAAAATAA
- a CDS encoding ABC transporter ATP-binding protein, which yields MIDLRGITKSFQNGEETVEILHGIDVTLNQGEFTSIMGPSGSGKSTLMNIIGCLDKPTSGTYSLAGQNISNMSETELAHIRNKEIGFVFQNFMLLPRLNAMHNVELPLIYAGIDKKERRERALAALTKVGLADRATHLPNELSGGQKQRVAVARAIVNNPKFILADEPTGALDTKTSKQIMDLFYELNKQGSTIIMITHDREIGEAAARQIVIRDGNIVQDWRG from the coding sequence ATGATTGATTTAAGAGGCATCACGAAATCCTTTCAAAACGGTGAAGAAACAGTTGAAATTCTGCATGGCATTGATGTAACGCTAAACCAAGGAGAATTCACTTCTATCATGGGACCATCTGGTTCTGGTAAATCAACATTAATGAATATTATCGGGTGCTTAGATAAGCCGACAAGCGGAACTTATTCATTAGCTGGACAAAACATTTCAAACATGTCCGAAACGGAGTTAGCTCATATTCGGAATAAAGAAATCGGATTTGTATTTCAAAACTTTATGCTGCTCCCTCGTCTCAATGCAATGCATAATGTAGAGTTACCACTTATCTACGCAGGTATAGATAAAAAAGAACGACGTGAGCGTGCGCTAGCGGCACTAACAAAAGTGGGTTTAGCAGACCGTGCAACGCACTTGCCAAATGAATTATCTGGCGGGCAAAAGCAACGTGTCGCTGTTGCCCGCGCGATTGTAAACAATCCAAAGTTCATTTTAGCCGATGAACCAACTGGGGCACTTGATACAAAGACAAGTAAACAAATTATGGATCTCTTTTACGAATTAAACAAACAAGGCTCAACAATCATTATGATTACCCATGATCGCGAAATTGGGGAAGCGGCAGCACGCCAAATTGTAATTCGTGACGGAAATATCGTCCAAGATTGGAGAGGTTAA
- a CDS encoding efflux RND transporter periplasmic adaptor subunit: MKKKNKVIITGLITIGIAAGSYFAFAGGGDVAKAYSSYKVSEKQIENAQKFGGEVIPNGMETIAFDPSKGTYELAVKKGDEVKKGQLLFKYNDPTMKLSVTEAEMQKKLANKEVELLNKQLNAAKQKLQKDKNAGSPGEMLKATETEIGQLESQLEMKKFEVEKATQMIQTSNEKLNTLSVTSPVDGVIEDITKNADEKTGMSGITLRTAGPLKVKGQLSEYELAHIKVGQEVTVTSKTVPGKTWTGTVTEIGTTPVKSMDENKTVSNYQFIVTLDNNEELQAGFHVYVTSKSGEATGTVVPKSSIVKKGDKNVVFIVKDGKAKEQAVNVEFETDSEAKVSGVKKGDQIISKPEKDLKDGMEVNAQ; the protein is encoded by the coding sequence ATGAAAAAGAAAAATAAAGTGATCATTACTGGTTTAATAACAATTGGAATTGCAGCAGGTTCATATTTTGCTTTTGCTGGCGGTGGTGATGTAGCTAAGGCATACAGTAGCTATAAAGTATCAGAAAAACAAATTGAAAATGCACAAAAATTTGGCGGCGAAGTCATTCCAAATGGAATGGAAACAATCGCATTTGATCCATCAAAAGGTACGTATGAACTCGCTGTAAAAAAAGGCGATGAAGTCAAAAAAGGGCAACTCCTTTTTAAATACAATGATCCTACTATGAAGTTAAGTGTCACTGAAGCAGAAATGCAAAAAAAACTGGCTAATAAAGAAGTAGAACTATTAAACAAACAATTAAATGCAGCAAAACAAAAGCTGCAAAAAGATAAAAATGCTGGCTCGCCTGGAGAGATGCTAAAAGCAACTGAAACTGAAATCGGGCAACTTGAATCTCAGCTTGAAATGAAAAAATTTGAAGTTGAAAAAGCAACGCAAATGATTCAAACAAGCAATGAAAAACTAAATACTCTTTCTGTAACAAGCCCGGTTGATGGCGTAATTGAAGATATTACAAAAAATGCAGATGAAAAAACAGGTATGAGCGGTATTACCCTCCGCACTGCTGGTCCTCTAAAAGTAAAAGGACAGTTATCAGAATATGAACTAGCTCACATAAAAGTTGGGCAAGAAGTAACTGTTACATCAAAAACTGTACCTGGAAAAACATGGACTGGTACAGTCACTGAAATCGGTACCACTCCAGTAAAGAGCATGGATGAAAACAAGACAGTATCTAACTATCAATTTATTGTTACATTAGATAATAATGAAGAATTGCAAGCTGGATTCCACGTATACGTAACAAGTAAATCTGGTGAAGCAACTGGTACAGTTGTTCCAAAAAGCAGCATTGTGAAAAAAGGCGATAAAAATGTTGTATTTATCGTGAAAGATGGGAAAGCAAAAGAACAAGCAGTAAATGTTGAATTCGAAACAGATAGCGAAGCAAAAGTGTCTGGCGTGAAAAAAGGTGACCAAATCATCTCTAAACCAGAAAAAGACTTAAAAGATGGTATGGAGGTTAATGCCCAATGA
- a CDS encoding TIGR02206 family membrane protein translates to METYFRATPLEPFVPYSKQHAMILLIIGIGVYFLYHFQNLLRKEQWNRMVRYTIAFLLIGSEIGFYMWQVKAGIFQFSTSLPLELCTISLLLATIMVITKSYKIYEIVFFTGIIGASQAILTPNLQYTFPHFRFIEYFIAHVLLIWAPLFMTWVEGYRPTLQSIKRTMLFLNALIPIVSFVNYETGGNYMFLAHKPETASLLDMLGPHPYYIISLEIVAFIGCLLLYMPFASNGKRIQKESLES, encoded by the coding sequence ATGGAAACTTATTTTCGAGCAACTCCATTAGAACCGTTTGTTCCATACTCAAAACAACACGCTATGATACTTCTTATTATCGGTATAGGAGTGTATTTTCTCTATCATTTTCAGAATCTACTTCGTAAAGAGCAATGGAATAGGATGGTTCGATATACGATTGCTTTTTTATTGATTGGAAGTGAAATCGGATTTTATATGTGGCAAGTGAAGGCTGGAATCTTTCAATTCAGTACATCATTACCACTTGAGTTATGTACCATTAGCCTACTATTAGCAACCATAATGGTGATTACAAAAAGTTATAAAATATATGAGATCGTCTTTTTTACCGGGATTATTGGTGCATCACAAGCTATCTTAACTCCAAATTTGCAATATACTTTTCCACATTTTCGCTTCATAGAATATTTCATCGCGCATGTATTGCTCATTTGGGCACCGCTCTTTATGACTTGGGTAGAAGGATATAGACCGACGCTTCAATCGATTAAGCGCACGATGCTTTTTTTAAACGCATTGATTCCAATCGTTTCGTTTGTGAATTATGAAACCGGTGGCAATTATATGTTTTTAGCACATAAACCTGAAACAGCTTCATTACTTGATATGTTAGGACCGCATCCATACTATATTATTTCATTAGAAATTGTTGCGTTTATAGGCTGTTTACTTTTGTATATGCCGTTTGCTAGCAATGGAAAGCGGATACAAAAAGAATCACTAGAATCTTAA
- a CDS encoding ABC transporter permease subunit: MVRKVVSNGIEITIQFILSIIGIICLGALPKLFEGLHINFSQYVQAVKMLAVKLIDFPNLTYGMNKPLFPQLFIHYKETMIIFLASFFISLCIAFGIVYIIIRSRPHIQNRIKSFLLFVESIPDILLIIGSQILVVWFFQKTGFLPVKIAALGGESIRGLPIICLSIPTTIMFIKLLLLRFETELEKDYVLFAKAKGLDRFYILNHHVVRNVLLSTLFFAKTNIWFMLSNLYIIEWLFNTHGIFIFIKDYPAIEMFTISVLLIYIPIFILFKSFHYFVPDAMKERA, from the coding sequence ATGGTAAGAAAGGTCGTTTCAAATGGGATAGAGATTACGATACAATTTATCCTTTCCATTATAGGAATTATTTGTTTAGGTGCTCTTCCAAAATTATTTGAAGGATTGCATATTAACTTTTCACAGTATGTACAGGCTGTAAAGATGTTGGCTGTGAAACTGATAGATTTTCCAAACTTAACATATGGGATGAATAAACCGTTATTTCCGCAACTATTCATCCATTACAAGGAAACGATGATTATTTTTTTAGCTTCATTTTTTATTTCTCTATGTATTGCTTTTGGTATTGTCTATATCATAATTAGAAGTCGTCCGCACATACAAAATCGTATCAAATCATTTCTTCTTTTTGTTGAGTCTATTCCAGACATTCTTCTTATTATTGGATCGCAAATTTTGGTTGTATGGTTTTTTCAAAAGACAGGTTTTTTACCGGTGAAAATTGCCGCACTAGGAGGAGAATCAATTCGGGGCTTACCGATTATTTGTTTAAGTATCCCAACTACTATTATGTTTATAAAGTTATTATTGCTTCGTTTTGAAACAGAATTAGAAAAAGACTATGTTTTATTTGCGAAGGCAAAAGGATTGGATCGTTTCTATATTTTAAATCATCATGTTGTGCGAAATGTATTGCTTAGTACACTATTTTTTGCAAAAACGAATATTTGGTTTATGTTATCGAATTTATATATTATCGAATGGCTTTTTAATACGCACGGTATTTTTATATTCATTAAAGACTATCCAGCGATTGAGATGTTTACAATCAGTGTTTTACTTATTTATATCCCAATTTTTATTTTATTTAAGTCGTTTCATTATTTCGTTCCGGATGCGATGAAAGAGAGGGCGTAA